From the genome of Nicotiana tabacum cultivar K326 chromosome 17, ASM71507v2, whole genome shotgun sequence:
CTCagtaaatttgttttttttttccggaGATTGTTTGTGCAATGTGATGATTAACTACCTTTGCTTCTCTTCTAAAATCTTGAGATGCTGAAGCGCTGTGGTTCTGGAAGGCTCTGTTATTGGTAATTATAATAAAAGAATTTATAAAGACCATGAGAAATGATTAGTTATTATATTTCAATTTTTGTGTGTAGACCAATGGCTTAGGTTGATAATGGGAAAACCATCTTGGGTAAACATTTTAGTGTTCTTTCTGTAGGTTTTGTTGGTCACTGCATCAAATTTCGTTACTCGTGATTTTTTCCCCATTATTCCATAATAAGATTCTGTGGATAAGACTGTAGCTCATTCAGATGTTCTTCTGTATTATTTAGAACTTCGCTATTTTCCTGACTTAAGTATTCGACAATGTTCATCATCAATCCAAGGGTCACGTGCTCGAAACCGAACAGCTGCGCATTTATTTAGTAGTAATAATTTTTGTTTATAAAAGCACAAATAGGACAATGTGATTCTCCGGGAGTTTCTTTGTATGAGACATGGAATTACTGATGGAGCCCCGCTTGTGGAGTAAGAGAAAGAATGCAATTTACCACCTAGCGAAGAGTATTGGATCAAGTAGGCTTCTTTTAGACCACAAAATGAATAGAAGTTTTAGAAATCTCAAATGACAAGCCAGAAATCATTGTGTTGCAATACTAAAAGTAATAAGCAGCTAGCTGAACTAGAGGGGGTCAATTGGTTTTGTTGTCAGTTACAATCTTTTTAGTTTTACGTCAAATCTCCTAGGAGATCTTTATTTTTACACGTAGGAGatctaaaataaaatacaagagATCTTTGTAGGgtcattttcttctattcaaaTTGCAATGAGTTATGTTGAGCCATTTCCGCACTTAGTGCTCTAAAGTGCTTGTGTTTGTGTTAATGCAACAAATATCATTCTTTAGTTATCAGCATCCTATGGTAATTTGTTGCGTTGAATAAAATGCTTTGTACGACTGCACTTTGATTATGGTTAGTCTTGGGCATTTGCCATGCTCTTGACATTGTCTTACCAGAGAACTGGCTGTATTGCAGGTGGACACCTTATGGAAATACAAAGTGCATGATTTGCAAGCAACAAGTGCATCAAGATGGCAAGTACTGTCATACCTGTGCTTATAGTAAAGGTAATGAAGAGTAGTTTGGAATTGCAAATGATTTATATCATTGTATCGTTTCCTTGTGTTCTCTCTGAAGTGTTCTTCTTGTGCAGGAGTATGTGCAATGTGTGGAAAGCAAGTTCTTGACACCAAGTTATACAAACAGAGCAATGTATGATGGGGACATGAACGATCTAACTTGGCTGTTACCTCAGCACTCTTATCCTAGAGAACTGTTCTTTCTTTGTGAATGCTATCAAATGTGATGAGAAGCAGTTAATTCTGTATAATACTTAAAGAGCTGCAGTGATTGAGTTGCTAGAAATTGATCTTTGGAAACATTAATTTCAGTCAGTCTTCACTAccaatgaaaaaaagaaaatattaaaaaaatcagaCAGTCTTCACAATTGATTCTTTTGTGCTTTGGTCTCTCCTACCTTTCGCCCACTGTCTATTGTATTGACAAAAGGTTTAATTGTCATTGATACGTATCCTGAAAGGTTTAAGGGCAGTGCTCTTAGTTCTGTAACTAATTTAGATCGTTCTGAGCAACCCGGATGGTTTGAATCTTGTTTGCAGTTGATAAAAAGCAAAGGAACTAAAAAATTACTTAGATTAGCCTTTATTATTAGCAATGACTCGTGGAAAACAAAATGACCAATTCCGGACATATCAATGACACGGTTTATTGACTGGTAGAGGAGAGAATTCCAGTACTTCTCAATCTCCTCTGCACTTCTCCCGGGGATTCCCCCAGCTATAAGCAACCACCTGAATCTGATGATGACTACCAATTATCATTAGTTTTACAAACGGACGGACtttaacaaaagtaaaaacaGTAAATATGAACATGGAAAA
Proteins encoded in this window:
- the LOC107785391 gene encoding uncharacterized protein LOC107785391 → MVCEKCEKKLSKVIVPDKWKEGASNTTEGGGRKINENKLLSKKKRWTPYGNTKCMICKQQVHQDGKYCHTCAYSKGVCAMCGKQVLDTKLYKQSNV